The nucleotide sequence TTTTCTTCATCATCTTCTGCATCTGGGTGAACTGCTTAAGCAGGCGGTTTACGTCCTGGATCTGAGTACCGGAACCGGCAGCGATACGTTTTTTACGTGAGCCTTTGATTAGCTCAGGGCGCTGGCGCTCTTTCATGGTCATTGAGCTGATGATAGCTTCCATCTGCTTAAACATCTTGTCATCAACTTTGTCTTTTACGTCAGCAGGTAAGTTGTTCATACCCGGCAGCTTGTCCAGCATGCCCATCATGCCGCCCATGTTCTGCATCTGACCCAGCTGCTCGCGGAAATCTTCCAGATCAAAGCCTTTTTTCTCTTTGAACTTCTTCGCCAGTTTTTCTGCTTTCTTCTTATCTACATTACGCTCTAAGTCTTCGATAAGGGAAAGAACGTCACCCATACCAAGAATACGGGAAGCGACACGGTCCGGGTGGAATGGTTCAAGCGCGTCTGTCTTTTCACCCACACCAAGGAATTTGATTGGCTTACCGGTAATATGACGAACAGACAGCGCCGCACCACCACGGGCATCACCATCAACTTTAGTCAGAATCACACCGGTTAGCGGAAGTGCGTCACCAAAGGCTTTCGCGGTGTTTGCCGCATCCTGACCCGTCATTGCATCGACAACGAACAGAGTTTCCACCGGATCAATCGCGTTATGCAGATCCTGAATCTCGGACATCATCTCTTCATCGATAGCCAGACGACCCGCAGTATCGACAATCAGTACATCGAAGAATTTCTTTTTCGCATGGTCAATGGCTGCATTAGCAATATCGATTGGCTTCTGGTCAGCAGAGGACG is from Vibrio sp. JC009 and encodes:
- the ffh gene encoding signal recognition particle protein yields the protein MFENLTDRLSSTLKNISGKGRLTEDNIKETLREVRMALLEADVALPVVRDFVKRVKESAVGIEVSKSLTPGQEFIKIVQAELEAVMGESNEALNLAAQPPAVILMAGLQGAGKTTSVGKLSKLLKERDKKKVLVVSADVYRPAAIKQLETLATDIGVEFFPSSADQKPIDIANAAIDHAKKKFFDVLIVDTAGRLAIDEEMMSEIQDLHNAIDPVETLFVVDAMTGQDAANTAKAFGDALPLTGVILTKVDGDARGGAALSVRHITGKPIKFLGVGEKTDALEPFHPDRVASRILGMGDVLSLIEDLERNVDKKKAEKLAKKFKEKKGFDLEDFREQLGQMQNMGGMMGMLDKLPGMNNLPADVKDKVDDKMFKQMEAIISSMTMKERQRPELIKGSRKKRIAAGSGTQIQDVNRLLKQFTQMQKMMKKMQKGGMKGMMRNMQGMMGGMGGMGGMGGPGGFGRFGR